In Tripterygium wilfordii isolate XIE 37 chromosome 23, ASM1340144v1, whole genome shotgun sequence, one genomic interval encodes:
- the LOC119992630 gene encoding uncharacterized protein LOC119992630 isoform X1: MTSGCCFSSEESLFEVFHEMRLEWLVGSRLASTESETASGEGCMDCVCSKCRSQGKSIGEHLAAMDLRTGSLLGGFCKCSFPFVLLVLACGILFVFVDQFKNIELSCYKHS; this comes from the exons ATGACCAGTGGTTGTTGTTTCAGTTCAGAAGAATCGTTGTTCGAAGTTTTTCATGAGATGAGACTGGAGTGGCTTGTCGGATCCCGCCTTGCATCAACTGAATCGGAGACCGCGAGCGGTGAAGGTTGCATGGATTGTGTATGCAGCAAGTGTAGATCTCAG GGAAAATCTATCGGAGAACATTTGGCAGCCATGGATTTGAGGACTGGCTCCTTGCTTGGGGGATTCTGTAAGTGTTCCTTTCCTTTTGTCCTGTTAGTGCTAGCCTGCGGCATATTATTTGTCTTTGTGGACCAATTTAAGAATATTGAACTTTCCTGTTATAAACATTCATAA
- the LOC119992650 gene encoding uncharacterized protein LOC119992650, whose protein sequence is MPLFISRSAAEVMDSGFVHRAWEKWASNNVGSSGEPLKAALLINYDPSGPSRLLSTIAEQEGIKADPIELRQFVNFVKRNKFETESFVIGLHQYLVTSIHETWFCGRCINTSKPAGEGAIVLQTEAFLLVALYDGSIGAASRAMAAVDQFAWQLGRRNL, encoded by the exons ATGCCCCTCTTCATCAGTAGATCGGCTGCGGAAGTAATGGATTCGGGTTTTGTTCACAGAGCCTGGGAGAAATGGGCTTCGAACAATGTTGGCTCTTCTG GTGAGCCATTGAAGGCGGCTTTGCTCATAAATTATGACCCCAGTGGACCTTCTCGTTTGTTGTCTACCAT TGCAGAACAAGAAGGGATAAAAGCTGATCCTATTGAACTGAGGCAGTTTGTTAATTTtgtcaaaagaaacaaattcgAAACAGAGAGCTTTGTTATAGGACTTCATCAAT ATTTGGTTACATCAATTCATGAGACATGGTTTTGTGGGAGGTGCATAAACACGTCAAAACCTGCTGGTGAAGGTGCAATTGTTTTGCAGACGGAAGCTTTTCTCTTGGTTGCATT GTATGATGGCTCGATTGGTGCAGCATCTCGTGCCATGGCTGCTGTTGATCAGTTTGCATGGCAGTTAGGGCGAAGAAATCTTTAA
- the LOC119993859 gene encoding uncharacterized protein LOC119993859 isoform X2 gives MGSGGSKVRHGGVASSSSSSGWRARSMGNRVFQSSCLGAPSGCRDSDNEDQVFDNGNKENAGYALCEEQTESDLGHGKTECFTKEKAEHSDGRSCISSNVELDQWVQPTIGNTSFRNASNSAQASSTHSLNPPSRFLSRFSFIPGNQSISSIQEVAGNGGSETVGANISLHSPRVIGDLNDIETRLSDRGVGARQPVERNVHFSRTLSVRRLRDRVLRRSSLSDLTFCPSEQSRDLRDASQGTERQAMGDETALSTSNAMSPTISGNHPSNISNSTFSTQDNELETSRSREGRYHDLLEHRSNFLERRRRIRSQVRALQRLGSRFENFSGHERSCILSGQNRTGRCTCRVSNRTGNLNDDTGARASISRIVMLAEALFEVLDEIHQQSVVLSTRPSVSSIGSVPAPNEVVESLPIKLYTKFQKCQLEETAQCYICLVEYEEGDSLRILPCNHEFHRACIDKWLKEIHRVCPLCRGDICKSESPSAVD, from the exons ATGGGATCCGGTGGGAGCAAGGTTCGTCATGGCGGGGTTGCCTCTTCCTCGTCGTCGAGCGGGTGGAGGGCTAGATCGATGGGGAACAGGGTTTTCCAGTCTTCTTGCCTGGGCGCGCCATCTGGCTGTCGAGACAGCGACAATGAGGACCAA GTTTTTGACAATGGGAACAAAGAAAATGCTGGCTATGCTTTGTGTGAAGAACAGACTGAATCAGACTTGGGGCATGGGAAAACTGAGTGTTTCACAAAGGAGAAAGCTGAACACTCTGATGGAAGGTCTTGTATATCTTCTAATGTTGAGCTTGATCAATGGGTTCAACCAACCATTGGTAATACTTCCTTTAGAAATGCGAGCAACTCTGCCCAAGCTTCTTCTACTCATTCCTTGAACCCACCAAGTCGCTTCCTTTCACGCTTTAGTTTCATTCCAG GTAACCAGTCAATTTCTTCCATCCAAGAGGTGGCGGGGAATGGTGGTAGTGAGACAGTGGGGGCTAATATAAGCTTACATTCTCCAAGAGTAATTGGTGATTTAAATGACATTGAGACTAGACTTTCTGATAGAGGGGTTGGAGCTCGACAACCTGTTGAACGGAATGTTCATTTTAGCAGAACCCTTAGTGTCAGAAGGCTTCGTGACAGAGTTCTTCGTCGATCATCATTATCTGACTTAACATTTTGCCCATCAGAACAAAGCAGAGATTTGAGAGATGCTAGTCAGGGTACTGAAAGACAGGCCATGGGTGACGAGACAGCATTATCGACATCTAACGCGATGTCTCCAACCATATCTGGTAATCATCCATCCAATATATCTAACTCTACATTTAGCACTCAAGATAATGAGTTGGAAACCTCACGATCAAGGGAAGGCCGGTATCACGATCTACTGGAACACAGGTCAAATTTTCTTGAACGGAGAAGAAGAATACGATCTCAG GTCCGTGCACTTCAGCGGTTGGGAAGCCGTTTTGAGAATTTTTCTGGGCATGAGAGGTCATGTATCTTATCTGGTCAAAACAGAACAGGTCGTTGCACATGTCGAGTAAGTAATCGAACTGGCAATCTCAATGACGATACTGGTGCTAGGGCTAGCATATCAAGAATTGTTATGCTAGCTGAAGCTTTATTTGAG GTTCTGGATGAAATTCACCAGCAATCAGTGGTTTTATCAACCCGACCTTCTGTATCTTCAATTGGATCTGTTCCTGCTCCTAATGAAGTTGtggaatctttacctatcaaattGTACACCAAGTTTCAAAAGTGTCAGCTTGAGGAGACTGCACA ATGTTATATATGCCTTGTGGAATACGAGGAAGGAGACAGCTTGCGGATATTGCCATGTAACCATGAATTTCATAGAGCATGTATAGACAAATGGCTCAAGGAAATTCACAG GGTTTGTCCGCTTTGTCGTGGGGATATTTGCAAATCCGAGTCACCATCTGCAGTGGATTAA
- the LOC119992648 gene encoding pectin acetylesterase 7-like, with product MGGSRLITLLLLVSFLVLLLKGAQSIPITLVQSAVAKGAVCLDGSPPAYHFDKGFGAGINNWLVHIEGGAWCKDAATCLSRKNTERGSSKKMKTDMGFSGILSGKQKSNPDFYNWNRIKIRYCDGSSFTGDVAAVGPSGLYLRGARVWRAIIDDLLAKGMNRAHMGILSGCSAGGLSAILHCDNFRDLLPATAKVKCVSDAGFFLNAKDISGGLTIQNFFTQVAATHGSTKNLPASCTARMRPAELCFFPQYVAQTMRTPLFIINAAYDSWQLKNILAPTSADHGKKWSDCKLDLKKCSAPQLQTVQGFRNQFLNALSALGKSTSKGMFILSCYAHCHAGRQETWLASDSPMVANTTIAKAFGNWYYDRGAFDKIDCPYPCNPTCKAVPDDS from the exons ATGGGAGGTTCAAGATTAATAacccttcttcttctggtttccTTTCTGGTGTTACTGCTAAAAGGAGCTCAAAGTATACCAATCACATTAGTTCAAAGTGCAGTAGCTAAAGGAGCTG TTTGCTTGGATGGAAGCCCCCCAGCTTACCACTTTGACAAGGGTTTTGGAGCAGGAATCAACAACTGGCTGGTTCACATTGAG GGAGGAGCATGGTGCAAAGATGCAGCCACATGCCTTTCTCGCAAGAACACCGAGCGAGGCTCatccaagaaaatgaaaactgATATGGGTTTCTCCGGTATACTCAGTGGCAAGCAAAAATCTAATCCGG ATTTTTACAACTGGAACAGAATTAAGATTAGGTACTGTGATGGTTCCTCGTTTACTGGCGATGTCGCGGCTGTCGGTCCA TCTGGACTTTACTTGAGAGGAGCAAGAGTATGGCGTGCTATCATCGATGATTTACTCGCGAAAGGAATGAATAGAGCTCATATG GGTATTCTTTCGGGTTGTTCTGCCGGTGGATTAAGTGCCATTCTGCATTGCGACAACTTCCGCGATCTCCTACCTGCAACTGCTAAAGTGAAATGTGTTTCGGATGCTGGTTTCTTCCTCAATGC GAAGGATATTTCCGGGGGGCTAACCATTCAGAACTTCTTTACTCAAGTAGCTGCAACTCAT GGATCGACTAAGAACTTGCCTGCATCTTGCACCGCAAGAATGAGACCAGCAGAGTTG tgtttCTTCCCACAATATGTGGCTCAAACGATGAGGACTCCACTTTTTATTATCAATGCTGCTTACGATTCCTGGCAG TTAAAGAACATTTTGGCACCAACTTCTGCTGATCACGGCAAGAAATGGAGTGATTGCAAGCTTGATCTTAAGAAATGCTCTGCTCCTCAACTCCAAACCGTGCAAG gTTTCAGGAACCAGTTCCTAAATGCACTGTCTGCACTCGGAAAGTCTACGTCGAAAGGAATGTTCATACTGTCATGCTACGCCCACTGCCACGCCGGAAGGCAAGAGACGTGGTTAGCGTCTGATTCTCCGATGGTTGCTAACACG ACAATTGCCAAGGCGTTTGGAAACTGGTACTATGACAGAGGTGCATTTGACAAGATTGACTGCCCATACCCTTGCAACCCTACTTGCAAAGCTGTTCCTGATGATTCTTGA
- the LOC119992630 gene encoding uncharacterized protein LOC119992630 isoform X2 encodes MTSGCCFSSEESLFEVFHEMRLEWLVGSRLASTESETASGEGCMDCVCSKCRSQGKSIGEHLAAMDLRTGSLLGGFFSWTYCSKVVGTLCEDQVDGLPWKRL; translated from the exons ATGACCAGTGGTTGTTGTTTCAGTTCAGAAGAATCGTTGTTCGAAGTTTTTCATGAGATGAGACTGGAGTGGCTTGTCGGATCCCGCCTTGCATCAACTGAATCGGAGACCGCGAGCGGTGAAGGTTGCATGGATTGTGTATGCAGCAAGTGTAGATCTCAG GGAAAATCTATCGGAGAACATTTGGCAGCCATGGATTTGAGGACTGGCTCCTTGCTTGGGGGATTCT TTAGTTGGACGTATTGCTCTAAAGTAGTTGGAACTTTATGTGAAGACCAAGTTGATGGGTTACCATGGAAAAGGTTATGA
- the LOC119993859 gene encoding uncharacterized protein LOC119993859 isoform X1: MGSGGSKVRHGGVASSSSSSGWRARSMGNRVFQSSCLGAPSGCRDSDNEDQVFDNGNKENAGYALCEEQTESDLGHGKTECFTKEKAEHSDGRSCISSNVELDQWVQPTIGNTSFRNASNSAQASSTHSLNPPSRFLSRFSFIPGNISFRLSRTTSSRSSGSCSLPNTSLSMRNGGKEICQSSGSESLHRNEANPITDLLPPSLNNNSHGLQLNGPVYDVLDNIPGNQSISSIQEVAGNGGSETVGANISLHSPRVIGDLNDIETRLSDRGVGARQPVERNVHFSRTLSVRRLRDRVLRRSSLSDLTFCPSEQSRDLRDASQGTERQAMGDETALSTSNAMSPTISGNHPSNISNSTFSTQDNELETSRSREGRYHDLLEHRSNFLERRRRIRSQVRALQRLGSRFENFSGHERSCILSGQNRTGRCTCRVSNRTGNLNDDTGARASISRIVMLAEALFEVLDEIHQQSVVLSTRPSVSSIGSVPAPNEVVESLPIKLYTKFQKCQLEETAQCYICLVEYEEGDSLRILPCNHEFHRACIDKWLKEIHRVCPLCRGDICKSESPSAVD; encoded by the exons ATGGGATCCGGTGGGAGCAAGGTTCGTCATGGCGGGGTTGCCTCTTCCTCGTCGTCGAGCGGGTGGAGGGCTAGATCGATGGGGAACAGGGTTTTCCAGTCTTCTTGCCTGGGCGCGCCATCTGGCTGTCGAGACAGCGACAATGAGGACCAA GTTTTTGACAATGGGAACAAAGAAAATGCTGGCTATGCTTTGTGTGAAGAACAGACTGAATCAGACTTGGGGCATGGGAAAACTGAGTGTTTCACAAAGGAGAAAGCTGAACACTCTGATGGAAGGTCTTGTATATCTTCTAATGTTGAGCTTGATCAATGGGTTCAACCAACCATTGGTAATACTTCCTTTAGAAATGCGAGCAACTCTGCCCAAGCTTCTTCTACTCATTCCTTGAACCCACCAAGTCGCTTCCTTTCACGCTTTAGTTTCATTCCAGGTAACATAAGTTTTAGACTAAGCAGAACAACCAGTTCAAGGTCTTCTGGGTCCTGTTCTCTTCCTAATACTAGTCTCTCAATGCGGAATGGTGGAAAAGAGATTTGCCAATCTTCTGGATCTGAAAGTCTTCATAGAAATGAAGCTAATCCAATTACTGACTTGCTTCCTCCGTCCTTGAACAATAATTCTCATGGTTTGCAGTTAAATGGTCCAGTTTATGATGTTTTGGATAATATTCCAGGTAACCAGTCAATTTCTTCCATCCAAGAGGTGGCGGGGAATGGTGGTAGTGAGACAGTGGGGGCTAATATAAGCTTACATTCTCCAAGAGTAATTGGTGATTTAAATGACATTGAGACTAGACTTTCTGATAGAGGGGTTGGAGCTCGACAACCTGTTGAACGGAATGTTCATTTTAGCAGAACCCTTAGTGTCAGAAGGCTTCGTGACAGAGTTCTTCGTCGATCATCATTATCTGACTTAACATTTTGCCCATCAGAACAAAGCAGAGATTTGAGAGATGCTAGTCAGGGTACTGAAAGACAGGCCATGGGTGACGAGACAGCATTATCGACATCTAACGCGATGTCTCCAACCATATCTGGTAATCATCCATCCAATATATCTAACTCTACATTTAGCACTCAAGATAATGAGTTGGAAACCTCACGATCAAGGGAAGGCCGGTATCACGATCTACTGGAACACAGGTCAAATTTTCTTGAACGGAGAAGAAGAATACGATCTCAG GTCCGTGCACTTCAGCGGTTGGGAAGCCGTTTTGAGAATTTTTCTGGGCATGAGAGGTCATGTATCTTATCTGGTCAAAACAGAACAGGTCGTTGCACATGTCGAGTAAGTAATCGAACTGGCAATCTCAATGACGATACTGGTGCTAGGGCTAGCATATCAAGAATTGTTATGCTAGCTGAAGCTTTATTTGAG GTTCTGGATGAAATTCACCAGCAATCAGTGGTTTTATCAACCCGACCTTCTGTATCTTCAATTGGATCTGTTCCTGCTCCTAATGAAGTTGtggaatctttacctatcaaattGTACACCAAGTTTCAAAAGTGTCAGCTTGAGGAGACTGCACA ATGTTATATATGCCTTGTGGAATACGAGGAAGGAGACAGCTTGCGGATATTGCCATGTAACCATGAATTTCATAGAGCATGTATAGACAAATGGCTCAAGGAAATTCACAG GGTTTGTCCGCTTTGTCGTGGGGATATTTGCAAATCCGAGTCACCATCTGCAGTGGATTAA
- the LOC119992423 gene encoding uncharacterized protein LOC119992423, giving the protein MGGNHHNPPMQKKLISHRQRPTHLLIWFAAVICAILAVAVIIVGIAVFIGYLVIHPRIPYISVTDAYLNAFQYDTAGLLETQVTIVIRAENDNQKAHATFSDVGFTLVFDGIVIARLVAEAFDVRKNSSIDLPYVATSLPIPLDPEQMEYASLSLKEDRVMFELRGSARARWRVGLLGSVKFWCHLNCNLRFHPLNGTYVRSRCSSKAK; this is encoded by the coding sequence ATGGGTGGCAATCACCATAATCCTCCAATGCAAAAGAAGCTGATATCGCATCGTCAACGGCCTACTCACCTTTTGATCTGGTTTGCAGCCGTGATCTGTGCAATCCTAGCAGTGGCAGTGATTATTGTTGGCATTGCAGTCTTCATTGGTTACCTGGTGATTCACCCCAGAATTCCTTACATAAGCGTGACTGATGCTTATCTGAATGCATTCCAGTATGACACTGCAGGTTTGCTCGAAACGCAAGTCACGATCGTTATTAGAGCAGAGAACGATAACCAGAAGGCGCACGCAACGTTTTCAGACGTGGGTTTCACTCTGGTTTTCGATGGGATTGTCATAGCGAGGCTGGTTGCAGAAGCGTTTGATGTGAGGAAGAACAGCTCCATTGATCTCCCTTACGTCGCGACGTCTCTGCCAATACCTCTGGATCCTGAACAGATGGAGTATGCGAGCCTTTCACTGAAGGAAGATAGAGTGATGTTCGAGCTGAGGGGGAGTGCAAGGGCTCGTTGGAGAGTAGGGCTTCTTGGATCAGTCAAGTTTTGGTGtcatttgaattgtaatctaCGTTTTCATCCTTTGAATGGTACCTATGTACGCTCTCGTTGCAGTTCCAAGGCCAAATGA